Proteins from a genomic interval of Stenotrophomonas sp. 24(2023):
- a CDS encoding carbohydrate kinase, with translation MGKIVCFGEILIDLLAQPPASPETPRAFLQYAGGAPANVAVAAARLGADTQFVGMLGRDMFGDFLAESLAEHGVGTDHIVRTDAAKTALAFVALDASGERSFSFYRPPAADLLFRDSDFQPASFVDARCFHVCSNSLTEPAIAEATFAGMDRARAAGAVVSLDLNLRPALWPAGADPLPWLWQALERADLVKLSREELDYLAAPLGADGDAQVLRRLLAAQARWVIITDGAAALRWYTRDAQGSVPSFRVATVDTTAAGDAFVGGVLVGLVERGGAGPGFAAFCQDADAIAGTLRFAAAVGALAVTRKGAFAAMPSLDEVQQLLHAQELTA, from the coding sequence ATGGGAAAGATTGTTTGTTTCGGCGAGATTTTGATCGATCTACTCGCCCAGCCGCCGGCATCGCCGGAGACCCCGCGCGCCTTCCTGCAGTATGCCGGTGGCGCGCCGGCCAACGTTGCCGTGGCCGCCGCCCGGCTGGGGGCGGACACCCAGTTCGTGGGCATGCTCGGCCGCGACATGTTCGGTGACTTCCTGGCCGAGAGCCTGGCCGAACATGGCGTGGGCACCGACCATATCGTGCGAACCGATGCGGCCAAGACCGCGCTGGCGTTCGTTGCCCTGGACGCCAGTGGCGAACGCAGCTTCAGCTTCTACCGGCCGCCGGCCGCGGACCTGCTGTTCCGTGACAGCGATTTCCAGCCGGCCAGCTTCGTCGATGCACGCTGCTTCCATGTCTGCTCCAACAGCCTGACCGAGCCGGCCATCGCCGAAGCGACCTTCGCCGGCATGGACCGCGCGCGCGCTGCCGGTGCCGTGGTCAGCCTGGACCTGAACCTGCGTCCGGCCCTGTGGCCGGCCGGTGCCGACCCGCTGCCGTGGCTGTGGCAGGCACTGGAACGCGCCGACCTGGTCAAGCTCTCGCGCGAGGAACTGGACTACCTGGCCGCGCCGCTGGGGGCCGACGGTGATGCGCAGGTGCTGCGCCGCCTGCTGGCCGCACAGGCGCGCTGGGTCATCATCACCGACGGCGCTGCGGCGCTGCGCTGGTACACCCGGGATGCACAGGGCAGCGTGCCCAGCTTCCGCGTGGCCACCGTGGACACCACCGCCGCTGGCGATGCCTTCGTGGGGGGCGTGCTGGTCGGGCTGGTCGAGCGCGGTGGTGCAGGGCCCGGCTTTGCGGCGTTCTGCCAGGATGCCGACGCCATCGCCGGCACGCTGCGCTTTGCCGCCGCTGTCGGTGCACTGGCCGTCACCCGCAAGGGCGCCTTCGCCGCCATGCCTTCACTTGATGAAGTGCAGCAGCTGCTGCACGCACAGGAACTTACCGCATGA
- a CDS encoding AGE family epimerase/isomerase: protein MTTTSPDFRSPDFLRGHIAHTMAFYHPHCIDPNGGFFHYFKDDGSVYDAGHRHLVSSTRFVFDYAMAYREFGDAAYLEGVQHGVRYLREVHRNPATGGYAWTIRDGKVEDDMNHCYGLAFVLLAYSCALKAGIEQARAWMDETWQLLEARFWEPQYSLYKDEADAQWNFTGYRGQNANMHMCEAMLAAFEASGEQRYVDRALLLADTMTRRQAAKAGGLVWEHYDVNWDIDWNYNLDNPKHLFRPWGFQPGHQTEWAKLLLILDRHVQADWLVPTAQHLFDVAVERSWDEARGGLYYGFAPEERRQPGMDGAPIAGDSFVCDDDKYFWVQAETLATAALMAKRTGDDRYWQWYERIWAYSWEHFVDHQYGAWFRILDADNRRYSDEKSPAGKVDYHTMGACYEVLNVVR from the coding sequence ATGACCACGACCTCCCCCGATTTCCGTTCGCCGGACTTCCTGCGCGGCCATATCGCGCACACGATGGCGTTCTACCACCCGCACTGCATCGATCCCAACGGCGGCTTCTTCCACTACTTCAAGGATGACGGCAGCGTCTATGACGCCGGCCACCGCCACCTGGTGAGCAGCACCCGCTTCGTGTTCGACTACGCCATGGCCTACCGTGAATTCGGTGATGCGGCCTACCTGGAGGGTGTGCAGCACGGTGTGCGCTACCTGCGCGAGGTGCACCGCAACCCGGCCACCGGCGGCTATGCCTGGACGATCCGCGACGGCAAGGTCGAGGACGACATGAACCACTGCTATGGCCTGGCCTTCGTGCTGCTGGCCTACAGCTGTGCGCTCAAGGCCGGCATCGAGCAGGCGCGTGCGTGGATGGACGAAACCTGGCAGCTGCTGGAAGCGCGCTTCTGGGAGCCGCAGTACAGCCTGTACAAGGACGAGGCCGACGCGCAGTGGAACTTCACCGGCTACCGTGGCCAGAACGCCAACATGCACATGTGCGAGGCGATGCTGGCCGCGTTCGAGGCCAGCGGCGAGCAGCGTTACGTTGATCGCGCGCTGCTGCTGGCCGATACCATGACCCGCCGCCAGGCGGCCAAGGCCGGTGGCCTGGTGTGGGAACACTACGACGTCAACTGGGACATCGACTGGAACTACAACCTGGACAACCCAAAGCACCTGTTCCGTCCGTGGGGCTTCCAGCCGGGGCACCAGACCGAATGGGCCAAGCTGCTGCTGATCCTGGACCGGCATGTGCAGGCCGACTGGCTGGTGCCGACCGCACAGCACCTGTTCGACGTGGCGGTGGAGCGCAGCTGGGATGAAGCGCGTGGCGGCCTGTACTACGGCTTCGCGCCGGAAGAACGCCGCCAGCCGGGCATGGACGGGGCGCCGATCGCCGGCGACAGTTTCGTCTGTGATGACGACAAGTACTTCTGGGTGCAGGCCGAAACGCTGGCCACCGCCGCGCTGATGGCCAAGCGCACCGGCGATGACCGCTACTGGCAGTGGTACGAGCGCATCTGGGCGTATTCGTGGGAGCACTTCGTCGACCACCAGTACGGCGCGTGGTTCCGCATCCTCGATGCCGACAACCGCAGGTACAGCGACGAGAAGAGCCCGGCGGGCAAGGTCGATTACCACACCATGGGTGCCTGCTACGAAGTGCTGAACGTCGTGCGCTGA